TTTTGCGTGATTCATCTATTACCGTATCGGTTACTATGATCTTATTTTATGTGGTTGCAGCATGTGCAAGTGGAAGATCTTATGTGGAATCAAACTTATCAGATGGAAAGAGTTACCTGACCTATGCTGTTTTACAGGCACTGACATTTACGGTAGGATTTGTGATAATCACAACGGGAATCCGTTGGTTTATCAATGAGATTGTACCTGCGATCAAAGGTATTGCGGACACATGGATTCCAGATGCAAAGCCAGCAGTTGATTGTCCGGTTGTATTTACTTATGCACCGAATTCCCTGATGGTAGGGTTCCTTGCATCATTTGTTGGAGGATTAGTATCCATGGGTGTGATGATCGCATGCCAGATCACAGTTATTATTCCAGGGATTATGGCACATTTCTTTGTCGGGGCAACTGCCGGAGTATACGGTAATTCCACAGGTGGAAGACGAGGAGCAGTGCTTGGAGGTTTTGTGGCAGGTGTGATAATGTCAGTACTTCCGGAATTATTTCTTCCATATATCGGGCAGTTTGCCACAGAGCATGTTACATTTCCGGAACCAGATATCGGACTTGTAGGATTGATTCTTGGAAAGTATATCAAGAGGGTTGGTCCATGGGGAATGCTGACGATCTTGATCGGTATCATTATCATCATCATCTTGATTCCAGAGATGCTTGTAAATCGTGAAGAAGGGGAAGAATGGTATCAGTATGGAATGAAACCAGAGAAGAATAAAAAGAATAAACCAAGAAAAAATAAAAAGCCGCAAGGCAAAAATAAATGAATAAAGAATAGATTGCCACATTAGAGGAAATCAATTGGACTGGATAAAGGTTTTTGACAGTGTTTAAAATAAACTTACACAAAATGAGTAGGAGGTTTTAAAATGAAAGCAGGAGTTTATTACGGTGTAGAAGATTTCAGAGTGGCAGAATTTCCAGAACCAGAGCTTAAGGAAGATGGTGTAAAGATCGCAGTGAAGTATTGCGGAGTCTGTGGGACAGATGTACACAAATTTCATGGACAGTGTGGATCACATCCAATGAAACCGCCAGTTCCTTTAGGTCATGAAGTGTCTGGAGTTGTTGTAGAAACAGGAAAACATGTAACACATTTTAAAGTTGGAGACCGCGTAGTCGCTGATCCAAACTGGGGATGTGGGGCATGTTTTTTTTGTAAAAATAATATGCCGCATATGTGCGAGAACGGAAAAGGTGTGGTAAAAGGATTTGCACAATATATTTGCCCTCCAGAGTCAAATGTATATCATATTCCTGATCATTTAAGCCTTAGAGAAGCAGCACTGGCGGAGCCATTATCCTGCTGCCTTCATGGAATGGATCTGCTGGATGTGAAGTTAGGCGATGTTGTTGTAGTGATTGGAATGGGAATGATCGGAAGTATGATGGTAAAACTTTGCAGTATTGCTGGTGCATCACATATCATCGTCATAGAAACACAGGAAAATAAAAGAGAAAGTGCCAAAGATTACGGCGCAACTTTATTTATCAATCCAAATGTGGAAAATGTGGAAACGGTAATTGCACAAAATGGAATTCAAAATGTTGATAAAGTCATGGAATGTGTTGGTGCAAAGGTAACAATGCGGACAGCATTTGAGGTTGCAGGAAAATGTGCGACGATTGTTTTATTTGGCCTTGGTAAAGAAGGAGAAGCCATCGATTTTTATCCATATGAAGCATTTAGAAAAGAACTGACGATCCGTGCATCCTATGTAAATCCGCATACAATGGAGCGTGCCGTACGTTTATTATCAAGTAATCAGTTCTCAGCTTCTATGTTTATCAGCAAAGAAATCCAGTTAGAAGAAGCGGAAGTAGAGCTGAGAACACAAAAGGATTCAAGATACGGAAAAGTTCTGGTACACATTTCCTGATAGAAGTTGCCACATTGATGAAATCAATTGGTATGGCAGCAGTGTACGAGTAACGATACAATATAGACATAAAATAAATCAGCAAAAATTAACGCAAAGGAGGATATGTATATGTTAATTTCAGCAATCTTAGTTGCCCTTATTGCGATCGGAAGCCAATGGTGGTTCAGCCACACAATCACAAGAACATGGCTGTATCCAATCTGGGCAGGATTCATGGTAGCAGTCGTTATGGGGGACCCAATCAATGGTATGAAAGCAGCCGCTTACATCCAGCTTACTTATTTAGGATGGATCACAGCCGGAGGTACAATGCCAGGAAACTTAATGGTAGCCGGAGTCTTCGGTACAGCATTAACAATTATTTCTGGAGCATCACCAAGTTTAGCACCAACATTTGCAGTGCCATTTAGTTTATTAGGTATTTTGATCAATCAGGCATATATGACTATCAACGCTTTTTGGGTACATAAAGCAGATAAATATCTGGAACAGGGAAATATTACAGGTGTTCGTTTAATGAACTATGTACCATCAGGAATCACATCAACAATTCTTTATGGAGTGCCAGCATTTTGCTTAGTTTATTTCGGAGGAGATTTTGCAACAAAAGCACTTGCAGCAATTCCACAGAATATCATCGATGCATTAAACGTTGTAGGTGCATTAATGCCAGCATTAGGAATCGCAATGTTATTAAGTTTTCTTGCTAAGAAAAAGATCGTTGCATTTTTCTTCATTGGATACTTCGCAACTGTATATGCCAAATTGGACACAATGGCAATCACAATCTTCGCAGCATGCGTTGGTGTCTTAATCTACTTATTCACAATGAAGAAAGAAGGAGAGGAGGAATAAACAATGGCAGAAGAAAAGAAAGAACAGGTAAAATTACAGAAAAAAGATTTGGTAAAACACTGGTTGTTAGGATATTCCAGTGAAACCTGCTACAACTATGAACGACTTCAGGCACTTGGAACTACAAATGCAATGGTACCAATCGTACGTCGTTTATATAAGACAAAAGAAGAACAGGCAAAAGCATTAAAGAAATACACAGTATTCTTCAACACAGAGCCATCTTGGATCGGAACAGTTATCCATGGTGTTGCAGCATCTATGGAAGAGCAGGCAGCCAATGGTGCAGATATTGATGCAGAAGATATCAATGCAGTACGTACAGGTCTGATGGGACCTATGGCTGGTATCGGTGATACAGTTTCACAGGGAATCGCTTATCCAATCCTTGCTGGTATCGCATGTAGTCTTGCATTAGCAGGAAATATTGCAGGACCAATCATCTTTGAAATTGCATATAAGATCTTAATGTTAGGTATGGGATATGCAATGTACATGATGGGATATAAACAAGGTAAATCAGCAATCTTAAAAATTTTAAGTGCGGGAACATTAAATAAGATCACAGAAATCTTTAGTATCGTAGGTCTGATGGTAGTCGGAAACATGGCAGCAACCCGTGTAACGATCAAGACACCAATCGCATTTAAGATTGGTCAGGTAGCAATCAACTTCCAGAACATTTTGGATTCACTATTACCAGGAATGCTTCCATTATTAGCAACATTATTAGTATGGAAATTATTGAACAAGAAAGTAAAAGCAACCTATATTATCGTTATCTTATTTGTAGTCGGAATCATTGCTTCCTTAACAGGAATCTTAGCCGTTGCTTCATAAGATAAGAAGAAAATGATAGGAGAATGAATTGTAAGTTATAGAAGGAGAAATAAAAATGGTAGGAATCGCAGTAATCAGCCATGGAGGATTATGTGAAGGAATTTTAGATAGTGTTTCCATGGTAGCAGGAACAATGGAGCAAACAGAAAGTGTTTCCTTAAAGCCAGGAGTCAGCCCAGATACATACAAAGAAGAATTAAGAGAAACGATTCAGAGATTAGATACTGGAGATGGAGTTGTAGTATTCGTTGACTTAATGGGTGGTACACCATTTAATACGATCTGTATGCTAAGTGAAGAATTAAATGTTCATATCGTAACAGGATTAAATATGGCAATGCTGATTACAGCAGCACTGCAAAAATCTGATGAGATTACGATGGATGAACTGGCAATCCTTTGTGAACAGGCAGGAACAGAAGGAATCAAAACATTAAAAAGGTAGGCGTTTTAATATGAAAGCAATGAGATTACATAAAATTGGTGATTTCAAGTATGAAGATGTTGAATTAAGAGATATCAAAGATGATGAAATTTTAATGAAGGTGGAAGCCTGTGGAATCTGCGGTTCCGACATTCCGAGAGTATTTGAACTTGGAGCTCATACATTTCCGATTACGATCGGACATGAATTCTCAGGGGTTATCGTCGATACAGCAAGACAGGAAGATAAAGACATCATAGGGAAGAAGGCAAGTGTATTTC
The sequence above is drawn from the Anaerostipes hadrus ATCC 29173 = JCM 17467 genome and encodes:
- a CDS encoding PTS ascorbate transporter subunit IIC — encoded protein: MIDIVRDFLLEPVILIGVIVFIGLVLQRKGFEVVVKGTLKAMIGFMIISIGGNIISEAVASFGLMMKRGFHTTGLILSVEGISGIVVDRYGTQIAVIMILGMLVNLVLARITRFHYVFLTGQQTLYMASMIVVVLTSMNVHGIMVYVLGSLALGISMVFSPAVLQSYTEKICKTDKIAVGHFGGMVYFLAAWLGKIYGENSKSAEDMKFPKKLAFLRDSSITVSVTMILFYVVAACASGRSYVESNLSDGKSYLTYAVLQALTFTVGFVIITTGIRWFINEIVPAIKGIADTWIPDAKPAVDCPVVFTYAPNSLMVGFLASFVGGLVSMGVMIACQITVIIPGIMAHFFVGATAGVYGNSTGGRRGAVLGGFVAGVIMSVLPELFLPYIGQFATEHVTFPEPDIGLVGLILGKYIKRVGPWGMLTILIGIIIIIILIPEMLVNREEGEEWYQYGMKPEKNKKNKPRKNKKPQGKNK
- a CDS encoding zinc-dependent alcohol dehydrogenase family protein, producing the protein MKAGVYYGVEDFRVAEFPEPELKEDGVKIAVKYCGVCGTDVHKFHGQCGSHPMKPPVPLGHEVSGVVVETGKHVTHFKVGDRVVADPNWGCGACFFCKNNMPHMCENGKGVVKGFAQYICPPESNVYHIPDHLSLREAALAEPLSCCLHGMDLLDVKLGDVVVVIGMGMIGSMMVKLCSIAGASHIIVIETQENKRESAKDYGATLFINPNVENVETVIAQNGIQNVDKVMECVGAKVTMRTAFEVAGKCATIVLFGLGKEGEAIDFYPYEAFRKELTIRASYVNPHTMERAVRLLSSNQFSASMFISKEIQLEEAEVELRTQKDSRYGKVLVHIS
- a CDS encoding PTS mannose/fructose/sorbose/N-acetylgalactosamine transporter subunit IIC, coding for MLISAILVALIAIGSQWWFSHTITRTWLYPIWAGFMVAVVMGDPINGMKAAAYIQLTYLGWITAGGTMPGNLMVAGVFGTALTIISGASPSLAPTFAVPFSLLGILINQAYMTINAFWVHKADKYLEQGNITGVRLMNYVPSGITSTILYGVPAFCLVYFGGDFATKALAAIPQNIIDALNVVGALMPALGIAMLLSFLAKKKIVAFFFIGYFATVYAKLDTMAITIFAACVGVLIYLFTMKKEGEEE
- a CDS encoding PTS system mannose/fructose/sorbose family transporter subunit IID is translated as MAEEKKEQVKLQKKDLVKHWLLGYSSETCYNYERLQALGTTNAMVPIVRRLYKTKEEQAKALKKYTVFFNTEPSWIGTVIHGVAASMEEQAANGADIDAEDINAVRTGLMGPMAGIGDTVSQGIAYPILAGIACSLALAGNIAGPIIFEIAYKILMLGMGYAMYMMGYKQGKSAILKILSAGTLNKITEIFSIVGLMVVGNMAATRVTIKTPIAFKIGQVAINFQNILDSLLPGMLPLLATLLVWKLLNKKVKATYIIVILFVVGIIASLTGILAVAS
- a CDS encoding PTS sugar transporter subunit IIA → MVGIAVISHGGLCEGILDSVSMVAGTMEQTESVSLKPGVSPDTYKEELRETIQRLDTGDGVVVFVDLMGGTPFNTICMLSEELNVHIVTGLNMAMLITAALQKSDEITMDELAILCEQAGTEGIKTLKR